Proteins encoded together in one Bradyrhizobium sp. CB82 window:
- a CDS encoding enoyl-CoA hydratase/isomerase family protein, translating to MNRPERSFASDQIRLERRLPTYWRVTFDMPPVNIFGPKQLPLLNDVITAIENDPELKVVVFDSAVEGFFITHYDFLAPLEDSLSIPPGPTGLQALPDMLVRLSRASAVSIASIRGRATGVGSELALASDMRFASREKAILSQWEVGAGLVPGGGPMARLPRLMGRGRALEVLLGADDVRGDLAERYGYVNRSLPDAELDGFVEALAMRIASFDKEAIAETKRLVDVASLPADLEIRPEWDAFLASLGRPASQNRIKALMARGFHRAGDVENRLGFHVGQLGD from the coding sequence ATGAATCGTCCCGAACGCAGCTTTGCGAGTGATCAGATCCGGCTCGAGCGTCGCCTGCCGACATATTGGCGCGTCACTTTCGACATGCCGCCGGTGAACATCTTCGGTCCGAAGCAGCTTCCGTTACTCAATGACGTGATCACCGCGATCGAGAACGATCCGGAGCTCAAGGTCGTGGTGTTCGATAGTGCCGTCGAGGGGTTTTTCATCACGCACTACGACTTCCTCGCGCCGCTCGAAGATTCCCTGAGCATCCCGCCGGGACCGACTGGACTTCAGGCACTTCCCGACATGCTCGTGCGTCTCAGCCGCGCGTCAGCGGTCTCCATTGCTTCGATTCGCGGCCGCGCGACCGGGGTCGGCAGTGAACTAGCGCTCGCGAGCGACATGCGCTTCGCGAGCCGCGAAAAGGCCATCCTGTCGCAATGGGAGGTGGGCGCCGGCCTGGTACCCGGTGGCGGCCCGATGGCGCGATTGCCGCGTCTGATGGGCCGGGGACGCGCGCTCGAAGTGCTGCTCGGCGCCGACGATGTCCGCGGCGATCTCGCCGAGCGCTACGGCTACGTCAATCGGTCGCTGCCAGACGCCGAGCTCGATGGTTTCGTCGAGGCGCTCGCGATGCGCATCGCATCGTTCGACAAAGAAGCTATTGCGGAGACCAAGCGTCTCGTCGACGTCGCAAGTCTGCCTGCCGACCTGGAGATTCGGCCCGAATGGGACGCCTTTCTGGCTTCCCTCGGCCGTCCCGCCAGTCAGAACAGGATCAAGGCGCTGATGGCGCGGGGTTTCCATCGGGCCGGCGACGTCGAAAACCGGCTCGGCTTCCACGTCGGCCAACTCGGCGACTGA
- a CDS encoding (2Fe-2S)-binding protein, with the protein MAYNITINGTLRSVDVDGDTPLLWVLRDVLGMTGTKFGCGMALCGACTVHLDGSAVRSCITTIDSVGDSKITTIEAVGSTAAGAKIQKAWLQHEVAQCGYCQSGQIMSASALLAGNAHPTDADIDDAMSGNICRCGTYVRIREAIKLAAQSSAREG; encoded by the coding sequence ATGGCCTACAATATCACGATCAACGGAACTCTGCGCAGCGTCGATGTCGATGGCGATACGCCGCTGCTTTGGGTGTTGCGCGACGTGCTCGGCATGACCGGCACCAAGTTCGGCTGCGGCATGGCGCTGTGCGGTGCCTGCACCGTGCATCTCGACGGCTCTGCCGTCCGCTCCTGCATTACTACGATCGATAGCGTTGGTGATTCGAAGATCACTACGATCGAGGCGGTCGGCTCGACGGCCGCGGGCGCCAAGATACAAAAGGCATGGCTGCAACATGAGGTCGCGCAGTGCGGCTACTGCCAGTCCGGGCAAATCATGTCGGCCTCCGCCCTACTCGCCGGTAACGCTCATCCCACAGATGCAGACATCGACGATGCCATGAGCGGCAACATCTGCCGCTGCGGAACTTACGTCCGCATTCGCGAGGCAATCAAGCTTGCCGCGCAATCGTCGGCGAGGGAGGGCTGA